A portion of the Lolium rigidum isolate FL_2022 chromosome 1, APGP_CSIRO_Lrig_0.1, whole genome shotgun sequence genome contains these proteins:
- the LOC124667486 gene encoding B3 domain-containing protein Os06g0112300-like yields MEIPAGPSRKLPAVHLVKPKLEPCEESLPARLNAGEDQETTPLSGRRPFFTAIMAKTHVQKPYQLVIPAHFHRRLPARRTAAVLRCGGGSWIMSYCGDNRLKRLDGAWADFAVDNGLLVGDACVFELVSGGGVRGQELVFEVQVLRGGGMPGEIADKGATADDPIVIAD; encoded by the exons ATGGAGATCCCTGCCGGCCCATCGAGGAAGCTGCCGGCCGTGCACCTCGTGAAGCCGAAGCTGGAGCCCTGCGAGGAGTCGCTACCGGCGCGGCTGAATGCTGGCGAGGATCAGGAGACCACCCCGCTCTCCGGCCGCCGGCCCTTCTTCACGGCCATCATGGCCAAGACCCATGTCCAGAAGCCATATCAGCTG GTCATCCCGGCTCACTTCCACCGCCGGCTCCCGGCAAGGCGCACGGCAGCCGTGCTTCGGTGCGGCGGGGGGTCGTGGATCATGAGCTACTGCGGCGACAACAGGCTGAAGAGGCTGGACGGGGCGTGGGCCGACTTCGCCGTCGACAACGGGCTGCTGGTCGGCGACGCGTGCGTGTTCGAGCTGGTGTCCGGGGGCGGCGTCAGGGGGCAGGAGCTGGTGTTCGAGGTTCAGGTGCtccgcggcggcgggatgccaggGGAGATCGCCGACAAGGGAGCCACCGCCGACGATCCCATCGTCATCGCCGACTAG